A single Pseudodesulfovibrio aespoeensis Aspo-2 DNA region contains:
- a CDS encoding glycosyltransferase family 4 protein, with protein MPDTPVRVLHVVSSLGLGGTEKAMQLLVAHLDRSRFEPTVYSPVDGERGVQLRAMRISTHVSDDLLTVLMKVRPDIVHIHRAGWPEPHALRSIRLANVPAVVETSVFGRPDPSPQAGVIDHTLFVSRFCLDRFAQTTGIDPDPARYSVLYNPVDTDFFASATPDERDFSIPSAGRISRADPGKWSCLALDFLPAVVRAIPDFRYHVIGSIPAAAAFVREHGLDRHVAFHEPVTTDREIATFMNSISLLAHANDAGESFGLVIAEAMACGLPVVTHPCSGLKDNAQLELVEHGVTGLVAATRQEYAKAVIFLLTNPDAARRMGQAGREKAATLYRAQTIAAKLETLYQELTIRKGIHR; from the coding sequence ATGCCTGACACCCCTGTCCGCGTTCTGCACGTCGTCAGCTCTCTGGGGCTTGGCGGCACCGAAAAGGCGATGCAGCTGCTGGTCGCCCACCTGGACAGGTCCCGGTTCGAGCCAACCGTGTACAGCCCGGTGGACGGCGAGCGGGGCGTTCAGCTACGCGCGATGAGGATATCCACCCATGTGAGCGACGACCTGCTGACCGTACTCATGAAGGTCAGACCGGACATCGTCCACATCCACAGGGCCGGCTGGCCGGAACCCCACGCCCTCAGGTCCATCCGCCTCGCCAACGTGCCTGCGGTGGTAGAGACCAGCGTCTTTGGCAGACCCGACCCCAGCCCACAGGCAGGCGTCATCGACCACACCCTGTTCGTCTCGCGATTCTGCCTGGACCGGTTCGCCCAAACCACGGGCATCGACCCTGATCCGGCCCGCTACTCGGTCCTGTACAATCCGGTGGACACGGACTTTTTCGCCTCGGCCACGCCTGACGAGCGGGATTTCTCCATCCCGTCGGCAGGCCGCATCTCCCGCGCCGATCCAGGCAAGTGGTCCTGCCTCGCCCTCGACTTCCTGCCCGCCGTGGTCCGCGCCATCCCGGATTTCCGCTACCACGTCATCGGGAGCATCCCGGCGGCTGCCGCCTTTGTGCGCGAGCACGGCCTTGACCGCCATGTCGCCTTCCACGAACCCGTGACCACGGACCGGGAGATCGCCACATTCATGAACTCCATCTCCCTGCTGGCCCACGCCAACGACGCGGGCGAATCCTTCGGGCTGGTCATCGCCGAGGCCATGGCCTGCGGCCTGCCGGTGGTCACCCACCCCTGCTCCGGCCTCAAGGACAACGCCCAACTCGAACTGGTGGAGCACGGCGTCACCGGCCTGGTGGCCGCCACGCGCCAGGAATACGCGAAGGCCGTCATCTTTCTCCTGACCAATCCGGACGCAGCCCGGCGCATGGGCCAGGCCGGACGCGAAAAGGCCGCAACCCTCTACCGGGCGCAGACCATTGCCGCCAAGCTCGAAACCCTCTATCAGGAACTCACCATTCGCAAAGGAATCCACCGATGA
- a CDS encoding glycosyltransferase, translating to MNPTLIAYHTEAVLAFDFADAAPVARASQPAGEDTETFVRRTLRIAGKSGAQWLILFGIGSGEVPLALEAALPDCLQLVVCEADAAAARTFLAANPGWKDGSGKGCVLADSSPWTQLYLLALSGATPQNSTTALCPDLDGEERAHCQAVQRLFISARPHQAINSSYLSHVAVQAPDVSVGVILSPDEPQLDTFFGQFPDWVKEVVVVWDAECVPNREFACAAPMRHLARPLDDFAAQRNCMLDHCTGDWVLYLDGDECFSDDVWSLFTAIMLIKRLEACYFPRMTLFPDEDHCKVGFGLWPDLQLRLFRNREGVRFNRPVHERLTNITGRVALALDAPILHLSRLRKTPEELAAKLERFREVGGQPHRLNADYPHLPRSLFPEAAFISGSLQMLLLEENPA from the coding sequence ATGAACCCGACCCTCATCGCCTACCATACCGAGGCTGTCCTCGCCTTCGACTTTGCCGACGCCGCGCCTGTGGCCCGTGCGTCCCAGCCTGCGGGCGAGGACACCGAGACCTTTGTCCGGCGCACCCTGCGCATCGCCGGGAAAAGCGGCGCACAATGGCTCATCCTCTTCGGCATCGGCTCCGGCGAAGTTCCCCTGGCCCTGGAGGCCGCATTGCCGGACTGCCTGCAACTGGTCGTCTGCGAGGCCGACGCCGCGGCGGCACGGACCTTTCTCGCGGCCAATCCCGGCTGGAAGGACGGCTCGGGCAAGGGCTGCGTCCTGGCCGACAGCTCCCCGTGGACGCAACTCTATCTGCTCGCCCTGTCCGGCGCGACCCCACAGAACAGCACCACCGCGCTCTGCCCGGACCTTGACGGCGAGGAGCGCGCGCACTGCCAGGCCGTGCAACGGCTGTTCATCAGCGCGCGTCCCCATCAGGCCATCAACAGCTCCTACCTGAGCCACGTGGCAGTGCAGGCCCCGGACGTAAGCGTGGGCGTCATCCTCAGCCCGGACGAGCCGCAGCTCGACACCTTTTTCGGCCAGTTCCCGGACTGGGTAAAGGAGGTCGTGGTGGTCTGGGACGCAGAATGCGTCCCAAACCGGGAGTTCGCATGCGCCGCACCCATGCGCCATCTGGCCCGGCCCCTGGACGATTTCGCCGCCCAGCGCAACTGCATGCTCGACCACTGCACCGGCGACTGGGTACTCTATCTCGACGGCGACGAATGCTTCAGCGACGATGTCTGGAGCCTGTTCACGGCCATCATGCTCATCAAACGGCTTGAGGCGTGCTACTTCCCGCGCATGACGCTCTTCCCGGACGAGGACCACTGCAAGGTGGGGTTTGGCCTGTGGCCGGACCTGCAACTGCGCCTGTTCAGGAACCGGGAAGGCGTCCGGTTCAATCGCCCGGTCCACGAGCGGCTGACCAATATCACGGGCCGCGTTGCCCTGGCCCTGGACGCGCCCATCCTGCACTTGAGCCGGTTGCGCAAGACCCCGGAAGAACTGGCGGCCAAGCTGGAGCGGTTCCGCGAGGTGGGCGGCCAGCCCCACCGGCTCAACGCCGACTACCCGCACCTGCCGCGCAGCCTGTTCCCGGAGGCGGCCTTCATTTCCGGCTCGCTCCAGATGCTGCTGCTGGAGGAGAACCCGGCCTGA
- a CDS encoding YIP1 family protein, producing MEILCPECGFSREVDETKIPARSQVATCPKCKAKFKFRELPEEEFTLDDPDADATQEPARGSDAQVSPPRGPSAERQKQQAFQDFTGDDDADDDVVESLGKGLDADHDDDMPIDDDLPIDDDMVRDEDLDDDMGSRLDHDLGHDAHEAPRAAKGADSGEELWDKLGDMRPPTPGHGPRTPATGSEAKTSAAPKPIPTPKPAPKPDSGPAPVREREPAPEQTPVPGWTGEFNADFPDPMDDAVKAGHDNPMDADDDSGSLGLSKDSYADDGQGPKVPPPFEQLDRYGFFPGLFMTIRLILFSPRLFFSVMPVGGGLAKPLTFAILLTMIQGLFQYFWELAGLSTTAIGPGGADGVDGFSGTAGALMMLLLMPAFIAAGQFIVTGIYHLLLILMRADSQGFEGTFRALAYANAPLIIGIFPMPTAGIEIGWMILAAMWGLSLTIIGLRHIHRAPYSKVVPVALIPLLLATIGGVMAFYSQLATI from the coding sequence ATGGAAATACTCTGCCCGGAATGCGGCTTCAGCCGCGAAGTGGACGAAACGAAGATACCGGCCCGCTCACAGGTTGCCACCTGCCCGAAGTGCAAGGCGAAATTCAAGTTCCGGGAGCTGCCGGAGGAAGAGTTCACGCTGGACGACCCGGACGCCGATGCCACGCAGGAACCGGCACGCGGCAGCGACGCCCAGGTGTCGCCTCCCCGCGGCCCGTCTGCAGAAAGACAGAAACAGCAGGCGTTTCAAGATTTTACTGGTGACGACGATGCTGACGACGATGTGGTCGAGAGCCTGGGCAAGGGACTGGACGCGGACCATGACGACGACATGCCCATTGATGACGACCTGCCCATTGACGATGACATGGTCCGCGACGAAGACCTGGACGACGACATGGGCAGCCGCCTGGACCACGACCTGGGTCACGACGCACACGAAGCGCCGCGCGCCGCAAAAGGCGCAGACTCCGGAGAGGAGCTCTGGGACAAGCTCGGCGACATGCGCCCGCCCACTCCCGGCCACGGGCCGCGCACCCCGGCCACGGGCAGTGAGGCCAAGACCAGTGCCGCTCCCAAGCCTATCCCGACGCCCAAACCCGCCCCCAAACCGGACTCCGGCCCCGCGCCTGTCCGGGAGCGCGAACCCGCTCCGGAGCAGACGCCGGTCCCCGGCTGGACAGGCGAATTCAACGCCGACTTCCCCGATCCCATGGACGATGCGGTCAAGGCCGGGCATGACAACCCAATGGATGCCGACGATGACAGCGGCTCCCTCGGCCTTTCCAAGGACAGCTACGCAGACGACGGGCAAGGCCCCAAGGTGCCGCCGCCCTTTGAGCAGCTTGACCGCTACGGATTTTTCCCCGGCCTGTTCATGACCATCAGGCTGATCCTGTTTTCGCCCCGGCTCTTCTTCTCGGTCATGCCCGTGGGCGGCGGGCTGGCCAAGCCCCTGACCTTCGCCATCCTGCTGACCATGATCCAGGGGCTGTTCCAGTATTTCTGGGAGTTGGCCGGACTATCCACCACTGCCATCGGCCCAGGCGGAGCCGATGGCGTCGACGGCTTCTCCGGCACGGCGGGCGCGCTGATGATGCTCTTGCTCATGCCCGCCTTCATCGCCGCCGGGCAATTCATAGTCACGGGCATCTACCACCTGCTGCTCATACTTATGCGGGCCGACAGCCAGGGATTCGAGGGCACCTTCCGCGCCCTGGCCTATGCCAATGCCCCGCTCATCATCGGCATCTTCCCCATGCCAACGGCGGGCATCGAGATCGGCTGGATGATCCTGGCCGCCATGTGGGGCCTTTCCCTGACCATCATCGGGCTCAGACACATCCACAGGGCGCCCTATTCCAAGGTGGTGCCCGTGGCCCTGATCCCCCTGCTGCTGGCCACCATTGGTGGCGTCATGGCCTTCTACAGCCAACTGGCGACCATCTAG
- a CDS encoding OmpA family protein, translated as MKKTILFALLIALSACAHIDPSITDQTKVYTDSPVRKSPLQVAVHPKGRQYSPLTAYFHSFIIQQENSDSAQLSIAFAQIFSNAWLEERLFTVMEFNPDNTYQGVNTALQRAKRLGADLTIVGFVPYFYSGHTLDDTAITIQINIYDTKSATLLWTMLQAGRIETKRPDDYFYFMHEYRMTDAPFNKIIRAIAADMAVPLKGWLPSPDSNYNFARTASDVTANLTGAPVVVPAATGQDLPPDMSAQTTPAPAAPTGPAADLLRPQVNGVNLDIQFDFDKDTIRPESYPLLDALGEALNTQQLKGRSIIVGGHTDSRGDDAYNLALSKRRANAVKAYLVNKWGVAQDLIEAVGFGKTRPIAAGSTTEAMRKNRRVEIRLAG; from the coding sequence ATGAAAAAAACAATTCTTTTCGCTCTGTTGATCGCATTGTCCGCGTGTGCGCACATAGACCCGTCCATCACGGACCAGACCAAGGTCTACACCGACTCGCCTGTCAGGAAATCGCCACTCCAGGTGGCGGTCCACCCCAAGGGCAGGCAATACAGCCCGCTGACAGCCTATTTTCACTCCTTCATCATCCAGCAGGAAAACAGCGACTCCGCCCAGCTTTCCATCGCCTTTGCCCAGATATTCAGCAACGCCTGGCTTGAGGAGCGGCTGTTCACCGTCATGGAGTTCAATCCCGACAACACCTACCAGGGCGTGAACACCGCCCTGCAACGGGCAAAGCGGCTCGGCGCGGACCTGACCATTGTCGGCTTTGTGCCCTATTTCTACTCCGGGCACACCCTGGACGACACGGCCATCACCATCCAGATCAACATCTACGACACCAAAAGCGCCACCCTGCTGTGGACCATGCTCCAGGCCGGGCGCATCGAGACCAAGCGGCCCGATGACTACTTCTACTTCATGCACGAATACCGGATGACCGACGCGCCCTTCAACAAGATCATCCGCGCCATCGCGGCGGACATGGCCGTGCCCCTCAAGGGCTGGCTGCCCTCGCCCGACTCCAACTACAACTTCGCCCGCACGGCAAGCGACGTGACCGCCAACCTCACCGGCGCGCCCGTGGTAGTGCCTGCGGCGACGGGCCAGGACCTGCCCCCGGACATGTCCGCCCAAACCACACCCGCCCCGGCAGCGCCCACAGGCCCGGCAGCCGATCTGCTCCGCCCCCAGGTCAACGGCGTCAATCTCGACATCCAGTTCGACTTTGACAAGGACACCATCCGGCCTGAATCCTACCCCCTGCTCGATGCGCTGGGCGAGGCCCTGAACACGCAACAGCTCAAGGGACGCAGCATCATCGTCGGCGGCCACACCGACTCACGCGGCGACGACGCCTACAACCTCGCCCTGTCCAAACGACGCGCCAACGCCGTCAAGGCCTACCTCGTCAACAAGTGGGGCGTGGCCCAGGATCTGATCGAGGCCGTGGGCTTCGGCAAAACCAGACCCATAGCCGCAGGCTCCACCACCGAGGCCATGCGCAAAAACCGGCGCGTGGAGATCCGGCTGGCTGGATGA
- the ahbC gene encoding 12,18-didecarboxysiroheme deacetylase, with the protein MIGISKLFCGAVEPSDALRYGRESGQLPSHLLQFSKDKKPVVVWNMTQRCNLKCVHCYAQAVDPSSQKDPISNEKAKEIIDDLAQFGAPVMLFSGGEPLVREDLVDLAKYATSKGMRAVISTNGTLITKSKARELKEVGLSYVGISLDGAEEVHDKFRGVKGSYKQALKGVENCQAEGLKVGLRFTINKRNVQGIPHLFDLIEQLEVPRICFYHLVYSGRGSELMKEDLDHAETRQAVDLIMDRTRALFDKGLPKEVLTVDNHADGPYLYYRMLKEDPARAADVLELLKMNEGNSSGRGIGCISWDGKVHADQFMRHITFGNVLERPFSEIWTDPNIELLHKLKDKRPHVKGRCATCRFLNICGGNFRARAEAVYDDFWAQDPACYLTDEEITGEKL; encoded by the coding sequence ATGATAGGCATTTCAAAACTCTTTTGCGGCGCCGTCGAGCCGTCAGACGCTCTGCGCTATGGCCGCGAATCCGGGCAGCTGCCCTCCCACCTGCTCCAGTTCTCCAAGGACAAGAAGCCCGTGGTGGTCTGGAACATGACCCAGCGGTGCAATCTCAAATGTGTCCACTGCTACGCCCAGGCCGTGGACCCGAGCAGCCAAAAGGACCCCATCTCCAACGAAAAAGCCAAGGAAATAATTGACGATCTCGCCCAGTTCGGCGCGCCGGTCATGCTCTTTTCCGGCGGCGAACCCCTGGTGCGCGAAGACCTGGTCGATCTGGCCAAGTACGCCACCAGCAAGGGCATGCGCGCGGTCATCTCCACCAACGGCACGCTCATCACCAAGAGCAAGGCCAGGGAGCTCAAGGAAGTGGGCCTCTCCTACGTGGGCATCTCCCTGGACGGGGCCGAGGAGGTCCACGACAAGTTCCGCGGCGTCAAAGGGTCCTACAAACAGGCCCTCAAGGGCGTGGAGAACTGTCAGGCCGAGGGGCTCAAGGTCGGTCTGCGCTTCACCATCAACAAGCGCAACGTGCAAGGAATCCCCCACCTCTTCGACCTCATCGAGCAGCTCGAAGTGCCGCGCATCTGTTTTTACCACCTCGTCTACTCGGGCCGCGGCTCGGAGCTGATGAAGGAAGACCTGGACCACGCCGAGACCCGGCAGGCGGTGGACCTGATCATGGACCGCACCCGCGCCCTGTTCGACAAGGGACTGCCCAAGGAAGTCCTGACCGTGGACAACCACGCCGACGGCCCCTACCTCTACTACCGCATGCTCAAGGAAGACCCGGCGCGCGCCGCCGATGTGCTCGAACTGCTCAAGATGAACGAGGGCAACTCCTCGGGACGCGGCATCGGCTGCATCTCCTGGGACGGCAAGGTCCACGCCGACCAGTTCATGCGCCACATCACGTTTGGCAACGTGCTCGAACGCCCCTTCTCCGAGATATGGACAGACCCGAACATCGAACTGCTCCACAAGCTCAAGGACAAGCGCCCCCATGTCAAGGGACGCTGCGCCACCTGCCGCTTCCTCAACATCTGCGGCGGCAACTTCCGCGCCCGCGCCGAAGCCGTGTACGACGACTTCTGGGCCCAGGACCCGGCCTGCTACCTCACCGACGAGGAAATCACCGGCGAGAAGCTGTAG
- the hemB gene encoding porphobilinogen synthase, which produces MIPSDFHRGRRLRSSLTLREMVRENEVRPQDLIMPYFVAETDDESFIKEISSMPGQYQLSLKQLEKKVGEAVTNGLRSCILFGIPAQKDETGSQAYADSGIVQQAIRLLKDRWPDLMVVADTCLCEYTSHGHCGLVKNNEVLNDPTLNLLARTAVAQARAGADMVAPSDMMDGRVAAIRAALDDAGFLNTPIMAYAVKYASAFYGPFREAAESAPQFGDRKTYQMDPPNGREAMREAAADLMEGADILMVKPGLPYLDIIRQVRDAFDAPVAAYQVSGEYSMIKAAAANGWIDERAVVMESLVAFKRAGADLILTYFTEDVLKTLK; this is translated from the coding sequence ATGATTCCTTCGGATTTTCATCGCGGGCGCAGGCTGCGGTCCAGCCTGACCCTGCGCGAGATGGTGCGCGAGAACGAGGTCAGGCCCCAGGATCTGATCATGCCCTATTTCGTGGCCGAGACAGACGACGAATCCTTCATCAAGGAAATCTCGTCCATGCCCGGCCAGTATCAGCTCTCGCTCAAGCAGCTGGAGAAGAAGGTGGGCGAGGCGGTGACAAACGGCCTTCGGTCCTGCATTCTCTTCGGCATCCCGGCGCAAAAAGACGAGACCGGCTCCCAGGCCTATGCCGATTCCGGCATCGTCCAGCAGGCCATCCGCCTGCTCAAGGACCGCTGGCCCGACCTCATGGTGGTGGCCGACACCTGCCTGTGCGAATACACCTCACACGGCCATTGCGGGCTGGTCAAAAACAACGAGGTGCTCAACGACCCGACCCTGAACCTGCTGGCGCGCACCGCCGTGGCCCAGGCCCGCGCCGGGGCCGACATGGTGGCCCCCTCCGACATGATGGATGGCCGCGTGGCCGCCATCCGCGCCGCGCTCGACGACGCGGGCTTCCTCAACACGCCGATCATGGCCTACGCAGTCAAATACGCCTCGGCCTTCTACGGTCCCTTCCGCGAGGCCGCGGAATCCGCCCCCCAGTTCGGCGACCGCAAGACCTACCAGATGGACCCGCCCAATGGCCGCGAGGCCATGCGCGAGGCCGCCGCCGACCTGATGGAGGGCGCGGACATCCTCATGGTCAAGCCGGGCCTGCCCTACCTCGACATCATCCGGCAGGTGCGCGACGCCTTTGACGCGCCCGTGGCCGCCTATCAGGTCAGCGGCGAATACTCGATGATCAAGGCCGCGGCAGCCAACGGCTGGATCGACGAGCGGGCCGTGGTCATGGAATCCCTGGTGGCCTTCAAGCGCGCCGGGGCCGACCTCATCCTCACCTATTTTACCGAAGACGTGCTCAAGACGCTCAAATAA
- the ahbD gene encoding heme b synthase translates to MTKHQGHPGGHPHGKGHPGTRPGTHPGAETAPKRFLDDGVTPICRLIAWEVTRSCNLACKHCRAEAHPEPYEGELSTTEAKALIDTFPDVGSPIIIFTGGEPMMRHDVYELIAYAKAKGLRCVMAPNGTLITPETAKMMKDAGVERCSISIDAPEAAQHDEFRGELGAFDASMRGIQHLKDAGIEFQINTTVTKNNLHLFKDIFNLCEKIGAAAWHIFLLVPTGRAVELGAEIIAATEYEDVLNWFYDFRKTTTMQLKATCAPHYHRILRQRAKEEGIPVNFETFGLDAVSRGCLGGVGFCFISHRGQVQPCGYLDLDCGNVRTTPFPDIWKSSPQFLNLRNPDVYEGKCGHCEYERVCGGCRARAQTMNGHYLREEPLCSYEPKKAKK, encoded by the coding sequence ATGACCAAACACCAAGGACACCCCGGCGGCCACCCCCACGGCAAGGGCCATCCCGGAACCCGTCCCGGAACCCATCCGGGAGCGGAAACCGCGCCCAAACGGTTCCTCGACGACGGGGTCACGCCCATCTGCCGCCTCATCGCCTGGGAGGTGACCCGCTCCTGCAATCTCGCCTGCAAGCACTGCCGGGCCGAGGCGCACCCCGAACCTTACGAGGGCGAGCTTTCCACCACCGAGGCCAAGGCGCTCATCGACACCTTCCCGGACGTGGGCAGCCCGATCATCATCTTCACCGGCGGCGAGCCCATGATGCGCCACGACGTGTACGAGCTGATCGCCTACGCCAAGGCCAAGGGGCTGCGCTGCGTCATGGCCCCCAACGGTACGCTCATCACGCCCGAAACTGCGAAGATGATGAAGGATGCCGGTGTCGAGCGCTGCTCCATCTCCATCGACGCGCCCGAGGCCGCCCAGCACGATGAGTTCCGGGGCGAGCTCGGCGCTTTCGACGCCTCCATGCGCGGCATCCAGCATCTCAAGGACGCGGGCATCGAGTTCCAGATCAACACCACGGTGACCAAGAACAACCTCCACCTGTTCAAGGACATCTTCAACCTGTGCGAAAAGATCGGCGCGGCCGCCTGGCACATCTTCCTGCTCGTGCCCACGGGCCGGGCCGTGGAGCTGGGCGCCGAGATCATCGCCGCCACCGAGTACGAGGATGTCCTCAACTGGTTCTACGATTTCCGCAAGACCACAACCATGCAGCTCAAGGCCACCTGCGCGCCCCACTACCACCGCATCCTGCGCCAGCGGGCCAAGGAGGAAGGCATCCCGGTCAACTTCGAGACTTTCGGGCTCGATGCCGTCAGCCGCGGCTGCCTGGGCGGCGTAGGCTTCTGCTTCATCTCCCATCGCGGCCAGGTGCAGCCCTGCGGCTACCTCGATCTCGACTGCGGCAACGTCCGCACCACCCCCTTCCCGGACATCTGGAAATCCTCGCCCCAGTTCCTCAACCTGCGCAACCCCGATGTCTACGAAGGCAAGTGCGGCCACTGCGAATACGAACGCGTCTGCGGCGGCTGCCGCGCCCGCGCCCAGACCATGAACGGCCACTACCTGCGCGAAGAGCCCCTGTGCTCCTACGAGCCGAAAAAGGCGAAGAAATAA
- the ahbA gene encoding siroheme decarboxylase subunit alpha, whose protein sequence is MDSYDKRILDIIQSHFPLVSRPYDEVGRQVGLSGDEVLVRVREMKKSGLIRRMGANFNSHTLGWQSTLCAASVPEDRLDAFVAEVNKHDGVTHNYLRENEYNVWFALIAPDMDAVEAILASITEATGIKILNLPASTLFKIKVDFKMDK, encoded by the coding sequence ATGGACAGTTACGACAAGCGGATACTCGACATCATCCAGTCCCATTTCCCCTTGGTTTCGCGGCCTTATGACGAGGTCGGAAGGCAGGTGGGGTTGAGCGGGGACGAGGTGCTGGTCAGGGTGCGGGAGATGAAGAAATCCGGGCTCATCCGCAGGATGGGGGCCAATTTCAACTCGCACACGCTGGGGTGGCAGTCCACGCTGTGCGCGGCCTCGGTGCCCGAGGACAGGCTCGACGCCTTCGTGGCCGAAGTGAACAAGCATGACGGCGTGACCCACAACTATCTGCGCGAGAACGAGTACAACGTCTGGTTCGCGCTCATCGCGCCGGACATGGACGCGGTGGAGGCCATCCTCGCCTCCATCACCGAGGCCACGGGCATCAAAATCCTCAACCTTCCCGCCAGCACGCTGTTCAAGATCAAGGTTGATTTCAAGATGGACAAATAG
- the rpe gene encoding ribulose-phosphate 3-epimerase, translated as MILSPSMLSSDFANLQSELAALKQAGLTWVHLDVMDGMFVPNITFGPPIIKAMRARSDLFFDCHLMIREPGRYIRDFADAGADLICVHAEACDHLERVCAQIAETGAKPAVALNPHTPLDVLRYLIPQLSMVLIMSVNPGFGGQKFIPFCMDKVRELKGMITAAGSGTLIQVDGGVTLDNARELVEAGADVLVSGSAFFGHPPYDVRHRAFQDACK; from the coding sequence ATGATCCTTTCCCCTTCCATGCTGTCCTCGGATTTCGCCAACCTGCAATCCGAGCTGGCGGCCCTGAAACAGGCGGGCCTCACGTGGGTCCACCTGGATGTCATGGATGGCATGTTTGTGCCCAACATCACCTTTGGCCCGCCCATCATCAAGGCCATGCGCGCCCGGTCGGACCTGTTCTTTGACTGCCACCTGATGATCCGCGAGCCGGGCCGCTACATCCGCGATTTCGCCGATGCCGGAGCCGATCTCATCTGCGTCCACGCCGAGGCGTGCGACCACCTGGAACGCGTCTGCGCCCAGATCGCCGAGACCGGAGCCAAGCCCGCCGTGGCCCTCAACCCGCACACCCCGCTTGATGTCCTGCGCTATCTCATCCCGCAGCTTTCCATGGTCCTGATCATGTCCGTGAACCCCGGCTTCGGCGGCCAGAAATTCATCCCCTTTTGTATGGACAAGGTCCGCGAGCTCAAGGGCATGATCACCGCCGCCGGGAGCGGCACGCTCATCCAGGTGGACGGCGGCGTGACCCTCGACAATGCCCGCGAACTGGTCGAGGCGGGCGCGGACGTGCTGGTCTCCGGCTCGGCCTTTTTCGGCCACCCGCCCTACGATGTGCGGCACAGGGCGTTCCAGGACGCCTGCAAGTAA